In Vigna unguiculata cultivar IT97K-499-35 chromosome 3, ASM411807v1, whole genome shotgun sequence, a single genomic region encodes these proteins:
- the LOC114176743 gene encoding probable caffeoyl-CoA O-methyltransferase At4g26220, with translation MEKIKDPSIYRNPVILQSEDLTKYILETAVYPREPEPLKELRELNNNHPWGFIATSPDAAQLMTLLLKMLNPKKTIEVGVFTGYSLLLTALSIPHDGKITAIDIDRKAYDIGLPVIKKAGVEHKIDFIESAALPFLDKLLEDPANEGSFDFAFIDADKENYVNYHERLIKLIKIGGLLVYDNTLWGGRVCWPEEKVPAHTRSGRNAAIEFNKTITNDSRVEFSLTSVGDGLNICRRVA, from the exons ATGGAAAAAATCAAGGATCCATCAATTTACCGCAATCCGGTCATATTACAAAGCGAGGACTTAACCAAG TATATATTGGAAACAGCGGTTTATCCTAGAGAACCTGAGCCCTTAAAGGAGCTGAGGGAACTCAATAATAATCACCCTTG GGGCTTCATTGCTACTTCACCTGATGCAGCTCAGCTAATGACCTTACTTTTAAAGATGTTGAATCCCAAAAAGACCATTGAAGTGGGAGTGTTTACTGGTTACTCTCTTCTCCTCACTGCACTCAGCATTCCTCATGATGGAAAG ATTACAGCCATTGACATTGATAGGAAAGCTTATGACATTGGATTACCAGTCATTAAAAAGGCTGGAGTTGAGCACAAGATTGATTTCATAGAGTCTGCAGCTCTACCATTTTTGGATAAACTACTTGAAGAT CCTGCAAATGAAGGATCTTTTGACTTTGCTTTCATTGATGCTGACAAAGAGAACTATGTTAACTACCATGAGAGGCTTATAAAACTGATCAAGATTGGTGGTTTACTTGTATATGACAACACTCTGTGGGGAGGACGTGTTTGCTGGCCAGAAGAAAAAGTTCCAGCACACACCAGATCAGGGAGGAATGCAGCAATTGAATTCAACAAAACAATCACAAACGATTCTCGCGTTGAATTTTCTCTTACTTCTGTAGGAGATGGTCTCAATATTTGTAGGCGCGTTGCTTGA